In the Solibacillus sp. FSL K6-1523 genome, one interval contains:
- a CDS encoding InlB B-repeat-containing protein has translation MKNSLHKTLSMLAICLLLSQTLLGSLPVFAQTNSNELTIIMTENGQPYVEGNVATSPVTIQVAITSPDSAGIELSQDLGATWKSYDPTEPLLLEDTGEHDIWFRVTDQTVIEKRRIQIATAPMLSPPTSQLSSLEVQAIANKESDFKIENSIGGVSISKYIGQSTDVVIPDTIGGKLVTEIGTSAFDNKKLESVIIPESVTRIGHSAFSGNQLKNVIIPEGVKSIEKHAFSSNLLESVTIPENVSSIGSFAFSHNKLKSAKILAKAGFIGDHAFYLNQLESVTMSESLKYIGNNAFSENQLKNVTIPDNIVSINVGTFSKNKLESVTIPESVTRIESGAFSQNLLKSVTIPESIKEIGGGAFSNNQLESVTIPEGITVLESGVFAGNLLKSVVIPATVTSIESSAFSKNRLESVTIPEGVTKIGIQAFTENLLKRVIIPESVTSIGSSAFSGNQLESVVIPGNVANIGVYTFSHNKLKSVVIPASVTNIEYGAFYQNQLESVTIPASVTSIGGMAFYQNKLEDVTIPEGVTIIDKHTFAENQLKSVTIPTSVTKIGDSAFSKNQLENVTIPASVTSIGESAFSYNKLESATIPESVTSIGAYAFFKNRLKNVTIPESIISIEKYTFSDNQLENVIIPASVKRIVDYAFSSNQLHQVQFNGKLTISPYTFYGQVKPSPFIGWYVDQAYTVRWDNLVPAPMTIYSKQGYTVSYDGNGSTGGHPPVNNQLYKYGESVEVAGNTGGLERVGYTFKGWNTKTDGSGTNYMPNETFNIKLVTTMLYAKWDVAQYTLSFDTNGGSTVAKQTLAYNTKAKEPTVPTQPGYTFGGWYKDDMFTNKWNFETDVVTKDMMLYAKWGYKINYDENGATGGHPPVDSLIYKSGESVKVVGNVGSLVKIGFTFNGWNTKADGSGINYMPNETFDISAANVTLYAIWEHAVTFDPTGGTMIPGIIVATQSLIPEPIVSPTKTGAIFAGWYTDTGFKTKWNFATDVVKKNMTLYAKWEHTVTFDTNGGTAIPEIAVEPQTFIPEPIVPPTKTDSTFAGWYADAGLTTKWNFATDVVIANTTLYAKWEHTVIFDTNGGTSISDVRALTQSIILEPAVPPTKTGATFAGWYTDADLTTRWNFATDVVTRSMTLYAKWEHTVTFDTNGGTAISDVMVLSQSSISEPTVPPTKLDYTFAGWYADAGLTTKWNFATDVVTANMTLYAKWEHTVTFNTNGGTAIPEIVVEPQSFIPEPIVPPRKTDSTFAGWYADAGLTTKWNFATDVVKANMALYAKWEHTVTFNTNGGTVIPEVVAEPQSIILEPTVLPTKTGATFAGWYADADLTTKWNFGTDVVKANMTLYAKWEHTVAFNTNGGTVILEAVVESQSIILEPAIPPTKIGSTFAGWYADADLTTKWNFATDVVTESMTLYAKWEHTVTFNTNGGTAILEAVVESQSFILEPAIPPTKMGFIFAGWYVDADLTTKWSFGKDVVIANMTLYAKWEVGSYELSFESNGGSTVVTQTVAYEKMAIPPVTPMKQGSTFAGWYKDAKFATVWDFTKDVVTEPTTLYAKWTLNSTSGGDGGSYVPTPEPSPTPESEKESTPKSELESKPELKPESELESKLEPNPESEPKSTPESTPEPQQELKSDPAPIHFSDITPDYWAADFIQQAAAMGIFKGYDDGRFGPKDNLTRAQSISILVRMLQLEPSYTTSFTDIKDYTKEVQAEINVAFQLGLVKGDNGKFNPTSQITRAQFALILYRTYEMLTGKPYSPMQIAPFSDIGKYDKETKNAISMLYELGIAEGSEGNYMPSKPITRAEAAKILVNTAKIVEQLKKSSN, from the coding sequence ATGAAAAACAGTCTTCATAAAACACTGTCAATGTTGGCCATCTGTTTACTACTCTCGCAAACCTTATTAGGGAGTTTGCCAGTGTTCGCACAGACCAACAGTAACGAATTGACCATTATAATGACGGAGAACGGACAGCCTTATGTAGAAGGTAATGTCGCGACAAGTCCTGTCACGATTCAAGTGGCGATAACTTCTCCTGATAGTGCGGGCATAGAACTATCACAAGATCTAGGTGCTACATGGAAATCATATGATCCAACTGAGCCACTACTATTGGAGGATACGGGCGAACACGATATTTGGTTCAGGGTAACAGATCAAACAGTCATCGAAAAGCGCCGCATTCAAATTGCAACGGCGCCTATGCTCTCGCCACCAACTTCCCAACTTAGTAGTTTGGAAGTCCAAGCAATAGCGAATAAGGAATCGGACTTTAAAATTGAAAATAGTATCGGGGGGGTTTCTATTTCCAAATATATAGGACAATCAACAGATGTAGTAATCCCGGATACAATTGGAGGAAAACTAGTTACAGAAATAGGAACTAGTGCGTTTGATAATAAAAAGCTAGAAAGCGTGATAATTCCTGAAAGTGTCACGAGAATAGGGCATTCTGCATTTTCTGGTAATCAACTTAAGAATGTGATAATCCCCGAAGGTGTCAAAAGTATAGAGAAGCATGCATTTTCAAGCAATTTGCTAGAGAGTGTGACGATCCCTGAAAATGTCTCAAGTATTGGGAGTTTTGCATTTTCTCATAATAAACTAAAGAGCGCGAAAATCCTTGCAAAAGCTGGGTTTATAGGAGATCATGCATTTTATTTGAATCAGTTAGAAAGTGTAACAATGTCAGAAAGCCTCAAGTATATAGGAAATAATGCATTTTCAGAGAATCAGCTAAAAAATGTGACGATTCCGGATAATATCGTAAGTATAAATGTGGGTACATTTTCAAAAAATAAGCTAGAGAGTGTGACAATTCCCGAAAGTGTTACGAGAATAGAATCTGGTGCATTTTCTCAAAATCTACTAAAAAGCGTAACAATCCCTGAAAGTATCAAGGAAATAGGGGGGGGGGCATTTTCGAATAACCAGTTAGAGAGTGTGACGATTCCTGAAGGTATTACGGTTTTAGAGTCGGGTGTATTTGCTGGAAATCTTTTAAAGAGTGTGGTAATTCCAGCAACGGTCACGAGTATAGAGAGTTCCGCATTTTCTAAAAATCGGTTAGAGAGTGTAACAATTCCCGAAGGTGTCACGAAAATAGGAATCCAAGCATTTACTGAAAATCTTTTAAAGAGAGTGATAATCCCTGAAAGCGTTACGAGTATAGGAAGTTCTGCATTTTCTGGTAATCAGCTAGAGAGTGTGGTAATCCCCGGAAATGTCGCGAATATAGGGGTGTATACATTTTCACATAATAAATTAAAGAGTGTGGTAATTCCAGCAAGCGTCACTAATATAGAGTATGGTGCTTTTTATCAAAATCAGTTAGAGAGTGTGACAATCCCAGCAAGTGTCACAAGTATAGGGGGAATGGCATTTTATCAAAATAAGCTTGAGGATGTAACGATTCCCGAGGGCGTCACGATTATTGATAAACATACATTTGCTGAAAATCAATTAAAGAGTGTAACAATTCCCACAAGTGTTACGAAAATAGGGGATTCTGCATTTTCTAAAAATCAACTAGAGAATGTAACGATTCCAGCAAGTGTCACAAGTATAGGAGAGTCTGCATTTTCTTATAATAAGCTAGAGAGTGCGACAATCCCCGAAAGTGTCACGAGTATAGGAGCTTATGCGTTTTTTAAGAACCGTCTAAAGAATGTGACGATTCCCGAAAGCATCATAAGTATAGAGAAGTATACATTTTCAGATAACCAGCTAGAGAATGTGATAATCCCAGCAAGTGTCAAGAGGATAGTAGATTATGCATTTTCTAGTAATCAGCTACATCAAGTTCAATTTAACGGAAAACTAACAATATCTCCGTATACGTTTTATGGTCAGGTCAAACCTTCTCCTTTTATAGGATGGTATGTGGATCAAGCATATACAGTTCGATGGGATAACCTAGTTCCAGCACCGATGACGATTTATTCGAAACAGGGATATACAGTAAGTTATGACGGAAATGGGTCTACAGGAGGACATCCCCCAGTAAATAATCAATTATATAAGTATGGGGAAAGTGTAGAAGTAGCAGGTAATACTGGAGGTTTGGAAAGGGTCGGATATACTTTTAAAGGTTGGAATACAAAAACAGATGGTAGTGGAACAAACTATATGCCAAATGAGACGTTTAATATAAAATTAGTAACTACTATGTTGTATGCAAAGTGGGATGTAGCGCAGTATACGTTATCGTTTGATACAAATGGAGGTAGCACTGTAGCGAAGCAGACGCTAGCATACAATACTAAGGCTAAAGAACCTACTGTACCAACGCAACCAGGATATACATTTGGTGGCTGGTATAAAGATGATATGTTCACAAATAAGTGGAACTTTGAAACCGATGTAGTGACTAAGGATATGATGTTGTATGCGAAATGGGGATATAAAATAAACTATGACGAAAACGGAGCTACTGGAGGGCATCCCCCAGTAGATAGTTTAATCTATAAATCTGGAGAAAGTGTCAAAGTCGTCGGCAATGTAGGAAGTCTAGTGAAAATTGGATTTACATTTAACGGCTGGAATACAAAAGCAGATGGTAGCGGAATAAACTATATGCCAAATGAAACGTTTGATATAAGTGCAGCGAATGTCACGCTATATGCAATATGGGAACATGCAGTTACATTCGATCCTACTGGAGGTACAATGATACCCGGGATTATTGTAGCAACTCAATCATTAATTCCAGAGCCAATAGTATCCCCGACGAAAACAGGCGCTATATTTGCGGGTTGGTATACAGATACTGGTTTCAAAACGAAATGGAATTTTGCGACAGATGTAGTGAAGAAAAATATGACGTTATATGCGAAGTGGGAGCATACAGTTACATTTGATACGAATGGTGGAACAGCAATACCAGAAATCGCGGTGGAGCCTCAAACATTCATCCCAGAGCCAATAGTGCCTCCAACGAAAACTGACTCTACATTTGCAGGTTGGTATGCAGATGCAGGTTTAACAACGAAGTGGAATTTTGCGACAGATGTAGTGATAGCAAATACGACATTGTACGCGAAGTGGGAACATACGGTTATATTTGATACCAATGGAGGAACGTCGATATCAGATGTTAGAGCATTGACTCAATCAATCATCCTAGAACCAGCAGTACCCCCAACGAAAACGGGCGCTACATTTGCAGGTTGGTATACAGATGCAGATTTAACAACGAGGTGGAATTTTGCGACAGATGTAGTAACGAGAAGTATGACGCTATATGCGAAGTGGGAACATACAGTTACGTTTGATACCAATGGAGGAACGGCGATATCAGACGTTATGGTATTGAGTCAATCATCCATTTCAGAGCCAACAGTGCCTCCGACGAAATTAGATTATACTTTCGCAGGTTGGTATGCAGATGCAGGTTTAACAACGAAGTGGAATTTTGCGACAGATGTAGTGACAGCAAATATGACGCTGTATGCGAAGTGGGAACATACAGTTACATTTAATACGAATGGTGGAACAGCGATACCAGAAATCGTGGTAGAGCCTCAATCATTCATCCCAGAGCCAATAGTGCCACCAAGGAAAACAGACTCTACATTTGCAGGTTGGTATGCAGATGCAGGTTTAACAACGAAGTGGAATTTTGCAACAGATGTAGTGAAGGCGAATATGGCGCTGTATGCGAAGTGGGAACATACAGTTACATTTAATACGAATGGAGGAACGGTGATACCAGAAGTCGTGGCAGAGCCTCAATCAATCATCTTAGAGCCAACAGTACTTCCAACGAAAACGGGCGCTACATTTGCAGGTTGGTATGCAGATGCAGATTTAACAACGAAGTGGAATTTTGGGACAGATGTAGTGAAGGCGAATATGACGCTGTATGCGAAGTGGGAACATACAGTGGCATTTAATACGAATGGAGGAACGGTGATACTAGAAGCCGTGGTGGAGTCTCAATCAATCATCCTAGAGCCAGCAATACCTCCAACGAAAATAGGTTCTACATTTGCTGGCTGGTATGCAGATGCAGATTTAACAACGAAGTGGAATTTTGCGACAGATGTTGTAACGGAAAGTATGACGTTGTATGCGAAGTGGGAACATACAGTGACATTTAATACGAACGGAGGAACGGCGATACTAGAAGCCGTGGTGGAGTCTCAATCATTCATTTTAGAACCAGCGATACCTCCAACAAAAATGGGTTTTATATTTGCAGGTTGGTATGTAGATGCAGATTTAACAACGAAGTGGAGTTTTGGGAAAGATGTAGTAATAGCAAATATGACGTTGTATGCGAAATGGGAAGTCGGAAGTTATGAGTTATCTTTTGAATCAAACGGAGGAAGCACGGTCGTTACCCAAACGGTTGCTTATGAAAAAATGGCAATACCTCCAGTAACACCAATGAAACAAGGCTCTACATTTGCTGGCTGGTATAAAGATGCAAAATTCGCAACAGTGTGGGATTTCACAAAAGATGTTGTAACGGAACCGACAACTTTATATGCCAAATGGACTTTGAATAGTACTTCAGGTGGCGATGGTGGGAGCTATGTTCCGACCCCAGAGCCAAGCCCAACACCAGAATCAGAAAAAGAATCAACACCAAAATCCGAGCTTGAATCAAAGCCAGAGCTCAAACCAGAATCCGAGCTTGAATCAAAACTAGAGCCCAATCCAGAATCCGAGCCTAAATCAACACCAGAGTCAACACCAGAACCGCAACAAGAGCTAAAATCAGATCCAGCTCCAATTCACTTTTCTGACATCACACCAGATTACTGGGCTGCAGATTTTATTCAACAAGCCGCAGCAATGGGCATCTTTAAAGGGTATGATGACGGACGTTTTGGACCGAAAGACAACTTAACACGCGCTCAGTCCATTTCGATTCTTGTGCGGATGCTTCAGTTAGAGCCTAGTTATACAACGAGCTTCACGGATATAAAAGATTATACGAAAGAAGTGCAGGCAGAAATTAATGTGGCTTTCCAATTGGGACTTGTAAAAGGCGATAATGGCAAGTTTAATCCAACGAGCCAAATTACTCGTGCACAATTTGCATTAATTTTGTATCGCACGTACGAAATGCTTACAGGCAAGCCATACAGCCCAATGCAAATCGCTCCATTTAGTGATATCGGCAAGTATGATAAAGAAACAAAAAATGCGATTTCTATGTTGTATGAACTGGGCATCGCAGAAGGTTCAGAAGGCAATTATATGCCAAGTAAGCCAATCACGCGTGCAGAAGCAGCAAAAATACTTGTCAATACGGCAAAAATAGTGGAACAACTAAAAAAGAGTAGCAACTAA
- a CDS encoding DUF2339 domain-containing protein, with amino-acid sequence MEKDSKLLERIATLEKELHTLRTEVQHLKKHVHFEQTVPIQKIVAQTIVPPKQPIQKEIAIVQEESIPKEEKRSLEETFTRALPRIFMVILVLGVLWGLKLVNDYGFLSDSVKIIAGFALSIGLGICAFMMEKRQKGSRVVALSLYGGAFIVGILVTAAGAILYDFLHLYVALLIALVYIAYGVFISYVKGNEALTALVIFTSLLLPYLLEYMKFSAIIIGVFIVLLFTVVQMVIWKHTQRKALYIGMAFSILAFGIVFIFNSGQNGFFALAVVVLYSVFLASYLRLYSSRSTKHASLLFSFTIIILALINGMLLQKEVTLLIVLALLLGILASALYIVFKRKDRLLIDMFGTLSMITILNFIAQLNISSEVMFLLMIIVSFSGLTLAVKHAIVFMKYLQGITFSILSFLVLMFYEVQPFFSIEHLTIVIVTVMLFALYWILRHYEHAPSDNKEWLIGLEDVYPCLLYVVALLYIWKLDWAYMPVGFTSYFLFSAIAIGLVLILIGNHAQIGRFLPVLASIIYGFAALVLITTVWIDERAILVALIMRILYIAIFWAVIADLWKLGRISKQYEPLSTQYTESFTLAGMIISIVWLFGVTHFMNFHELINWSSAVILNTVSIFIIACLSLFLASKRSYQQLKLTGIVLLFFGIIKMIFFDLSTLDILIRSILFIFIGAIGLVISNKLLGKGKTE; translated from the coding sequence ATGGAAAAGGACTCTAAGTTGTTAGAACGGATTGCTACGCTGGAAAAAGAACTCCACACATTACGTACAGAAGTGCAGCATTTAAAAAAGCATGTACATTTCGAGCAAACTGTACCTATTCAAAAAATAGTAGCACAAACAATCGTTCCACCAAAACAACCTATCCAAAAAGAAATAGCTATCGTCCAAGAAGAAAGTATTCCTAAAGAGGAAAAACGCTCACTTGAAGAAACGTTTACAAGGGCCTTACCAAGAATTTTTATGGTCATTTTAGTGCTCGGTGTTTTGTGGGGCTTGAAGCTTGTAAATGATTACGGCTTTTTATCAGACAGTGTAAAAATAATCGCTGGTTTCGCATTATCAATCGGTCTCGGGATATGTGCGTTTATGATGGAGAAAAGACAAAAAGGTTCGCGCGTTGTCGCCTTATCGCTCTATGGTGGTGCATTTATTGTCGGTATTTTAGTGACGGCGGCTGGTGCCATTTTATATGACTTCCTTCATCTATATGTTGCTCTCTTAATCGCACTTGTCTATATAGCATATGGGGTTTTCATTAGTTATGTAAAAGGAAACGAAGCATTAACTGCGCTCGTTATCTTTACTTCATTATTACTACCATATTTACTTGAATATATGAAATTCAGCGCAATAATTATCGGTGTTTTCATCGTGCTACTATTCACAGTTGTGCAAATGGTTATTTGGAAACATACACAACGTAAAGCACTCTATATAGGAATGGCTTTTTCGATTTTAGCATTTGGGATTGTTTTCATATTCAACAGTGGGCAAAATGGCTTTTTCGCACTCGCAGTTGTAGTGCTATATAGCGTCTTTTTAGCAAGCTATTTACGCTTATACTCTAGTAGAAGCACGAAACATGCAAGTTTACTATTTAGTTTTACAATCATTATCTTAGCATTAATAAACGGAATGCTTTTACAAAAAGAGGTTACGCTGCTTATCGTGCTTGCTCTCTTACTTGGGATTTTAGCAAGTGCTTTGTACATTGTATTTAAACGTAAAGACCGACTATTAATCGACATGTTCGGTACATTATCTATGATCACAATATTAAACTTTATTGCACAGCTCAATATTTCAAGCGAAGTCATGTTCCTTTTAATGATTATCGTGTCATTTTCTGGGTTGACCCTTGCAGTGAAGCATGCGATTGTGTTCATGAAATATTTACAAGGCATTACATTTTCAATACTATCATTTTTAGTTCTGATGTTTTATGAAGTTCAACCATTTTTCTCTATAGAGCATTTGACGATTGTGATTGTCACTGTCATGCTGTTCGCATTATACTGGATTCTTCGCCACTATGAGCATGCTCCGAGTGATAACAAAGAATGGCTGATTGGTTTAGAGGATGTTTATCCATGTCTTTTATATGTAGTCGCACTTCTTTACATTTGGAAATTGGATTGGGCTTATATGCCAGTAGGGTTTACTTCTTACTTCTTGTTTAGTGCGATTGCGATTGGCCTTGTACTAATTCTGATTGGAAATCATGCGCAGATTGGCCGGTTCCTTCCAGTTCTTGCTTCGATAATTTACGGATTCGCAGCACTCGTATTAATAACAACTGTTTGGATTGATGAACGAGCAATTTTAGTTGCACTCATCATGCGCATTTTATATATCGCGATTTTTTGGGCTGTTATTGCAGACTTATGGAAGCTTGGTAGGATTTCTAAGCAATATGAACCTCTTTCCACCCAGTATACAGAGTCGTTTACGCTTGCTGGAATGATTATTTCGATTGTTTGGCTTTTCGGCGTGACACACTTCATGAATTTTCATGAGCTCATTAATTGGAGCTCGGCTGTTATTTTGAATACCGTTTCGATTTTCATTATTGCTTGTTTATCGCTCTTTTTAGCATCAAAACGAAGCTACCAACAACTGAAATTAACCGGCATAGTCCTACTATTTTTCGGGATCATTAAAATGATTTTCTTTGATCTATCTACACTCGATATTCTGATCCGTTCCATTTTATTTATTTTCATCGGTGCAATCGGGCTGGTGATTTCTAATAAGTTATTAGGTAAAGGGAAAACAGAATAG
- a CDS encoding DUF2399 domain-containing protein: MNQDLFFDRYFLKINEILEAPVEIRPAIFEAYITKKTARTFKRIAVLKFGELHEGTPPAEILQAKLTLHNKRVLQAPLHTLETWIQQGWVIEEVRFHTDGQTVKEAYFRMGISLYTYFEHQKNEKNDQFRVTYNKLMDQFPKGDGELLELLQRNTSETELKQCPLFPTTWPTVKRLTFLEFCVAFFQLVSRQQLFDFKEIGATYFNTIGGSKVFDSYKKEFIAQLEQWFDMKVSDYGLVSLGQITPLFFSGQLEGNFSSYKYGSIHALTDHDMVQDHFTSACTNIWLVENRAILTRMSTEMAFLQRTNSFVLSVDGQLRTAHKTLIRQLMQSTINVFIWTDYDAAGLSISRGLDELITTTNKRFIARDQLISLTFTEYEEWLTEELQIAFHEQEQQLGDVAQWTRWMKV, from the coding sequence ATGAATCAGGATTTATTTTTTGACCGTTATTTTTTGAAGATTAACGAAATTCTTGAAGCGCCTGTCGAAATTAGACCAGCTATTTTTGAAGCGTATATTACGAAAAAAACAGCGCGAACATTTAAAAGAATCGCCGTATTAAAGTTTGGTGAATTGCACGAAGGAACACCACCAGCTGAAATTTTACAGGCAAAATTAACACTTCATAATAAAAGGGTTTTACAAGCACCCCTTCATACGCTCGAAACTTGGATCCAACAAGGGTGGGTTATAGAGGAAGTTCGTTTTCATACAGACGGACAAACCGTTAAAGAAGCGTATTTTAGAATGGGTATTAGTTTATATACATATTTTGAACACCAAAAGAACGAAAAAAATGACCAATTTAGAGTTACTTATAATAAATTGATGGACCAGTTTCCAAAGGGAGATGGTGAACTGCTTGAGCTATTACAACGAAATACATCAGAAACGGAGCTAAAGCAATGTCCACTTTTTCCTACTACATGGCCAACTGTAAAGCGGCTGACGTTTCTTGAATTTTGCGTTGCGTTTTTTCAATTAGTCAGTCGCCAGCAACTGTTTGATTTTAAAGAAATTGGTGCGACTTATTTTAATACAATTGGCGGCTCGAAAGTGTTTGATTCATATAAGAAGGAATTTATTGCTCAGCTTGAACAATGGTTTGACATGAAGGTAAGCGACTATGGGTTAGTGAGCTTAGGGCAGATTACACCACTGTTTTTTAGTGGGCAATTAGAAGGTAACTTTAGCAGCTATAAATATGGCTCGATTCATGCGTTGACGGATCATGATATGGTGCAGGACCACTTTACGTCAGCTTGCACGAATATTTGGTTGGTGGAAAATCGTGCAATTTTAACACGGATGAGTACTGAAATGGCGTTTTTACAACGTACGAATAGTTTTGTATTAAGCGTAGATGGTCAGTTACGAACAGCGCATAAAACATTGATAAGACAGCTTATGCAATCGACAATAAACGTATTTATATGGACCGATTATGATGCTGCAGGCTTGTCGATTAGTCGTGGGCTTGATGAGTTAATCACGACAACAAATAAACGTTTTATTGCACGTGATCAGCTAATTTCTTTAACCTTTACGGAATATGAAGAGTGGTTAACAGAGGAGCTACAAATTGCTTTTCATGAACAAGAACAGCAGTTAGGAGATGTTGCACAATGGACCCGATGGATGAAAGTGTAA